The Pyrococcus kukulkanii genome contains a region encoding:
- a CDS encoding nickel-dependent hydrogenase large subunit — translation MSETVINEVCRIAGEAKLVLYEEGGVVQDAFFVATAPVRGFEKLVVGKNPLFAVEAVMRICGLCHASHGIAASEAIENAIGITPPRNGLLMREAIGLINRVQSHILEFLMVTGDLLAKEKRNEVLFKLMKFHAKISDYLLKLGGAATHPSNLTIGGMLSVPKWSVFNNLKACLPALMNEWEELRHLLTDEDIQTEVAEELREKKVENEYLATGLFYGDRFNIDIKTIETIPYYEFRKENQHSKDSTTLVAFYGGHKVETGPRARMKVYRNFRDSSLYGLHLARIEDTTLALLRFEEILEGIKMNQPFRTGNIIFGPGKGVGVYEAPRGTLIHIVELGEEGRVMSLKIIVPTMFNIPVMEEMTKGLSVKAAEAVIRLYDPCIPCTTHVVRLR, via the coding sequence GTGAGTGAGACCGTCATAAATGAAGTCTGTCGAATAGCTGGTGAAGCTAAGTTAGTACTCTACGAGGAGGGGGGAGTTGTTCAAGATGCTTTCTTCGTTGCAACGGCCCCTGTTAGAGGGTTCGAAAAGCTCGTCGTCGGTAAGAATCCTCTCTTCGCTGTTGAAGCTGTGATGAGGATATGTGGTCTCTGTCATGCCTCTCACGGCATAGCAGCGAGTGAAGCCATTGAGAATGCAATAGGTATAACACCCCCAAGAAATGGACTTCTGATGAGGGAAGCCATTGGACTAATTAACAGGGTTCAAAGCCATATCCTTGAGTTCCTTATGGTTACTGGTGACCTCCTCGCTAAAGAGAAGAGGAACGAAGTTCTTTTCAAGCTTATGAAGTTCCATGCGAAGATAAGTGATTACCTTTTAAAGCTTGGAGGAGCAGCGACCCATCCGTCAAACCTGACCATTGGGGGAATGTTAAGTGTTCCTAAATGGAGCGTCTTTAACAACCTCAAAGCCTGCTTACCAGCCCTTATGAATGAGTGGGAAGAGCTTAGACACCTTCTCACCGATGAGGATATCCAGACAGAAGTTGCGGAAGAGTTGAGAGAAAAGAAGGTTGAGAATGAATACCTTGCAACCGGTCTCTTTTATGGGGATAGATTTAACATTGATATAAAAACCATCGAAACAATACCATACTATGAATTTAGAAAGGAGAACCAGCATTCTAAAGATTCGACAACTCTTGTGGCCTTCTACGGGGGACATAAAGTAGAAACCGGACCAAGAGCAAGGATGAAAGTTTACAGAAACTTTAGGGACTCTTCCCTTTATGGGCTCCATTTGGCCAGGATAGAGGACACAACGCTTGCCCTTTTAAGATTTGAAGAAATTTTAGAAGGAATAAAAATGAATCAGCCCTTTAGAACTGGGAATATAATTTTTGGACCTGGTAAGGGTGTTGGTGTCTATGAGGCACCGAGGGGAACATTGATACATATTGTAGAGCTTGGCGAAGAGGGTAGGGTCATGTCTCTGAAGATAATAGTTCCGACGATGTTTAACATACCAGTAATGGAAGAAATGACCAAGGGGCTGAGCGTCAAAGCAGCTGAGGCCGTAATACGCCTTTACGATCCATGTATCCCATGTACAACTCACGTCGTTAGGTTGAGGTGA
- a CDS encoding NADH-quinone oxidoreductase subunit B family protein, which yields MEKLRVLHVDIGGCEGCNVSIIRAYPKLIELIDLDISYLRDNGFKFDDYDVAIITGGVCMNEPSKIEKLKDIRKKADVVIAFGSCAAFGGILRFCRGGQEPRPDHRNFQPINAVINVDYSIPGCPPTPQMLQSFFKFFMSGNEARLRLFKVSANIKKLSGFDLLDDIVLTGLCIGCGACELSCPTGAIKLIDRRPTLAQERCIRCGTCYIRCPRASQLLSMGGEKR from the coding sequence ATGGAGAAGCTTAGGGTTCTCCATGTTGATATTGGAGGATGTGAGGGTTGCAACGTCAGCATAATCCGTGCATATCCTAAGCTCATAGAGTTAATTGACCTAGATATATCTTATCTTAGAGACAATGGCTTCAAGTTTGATGACTATGACGTTGCTATTATAACTGGTGGAGTCTGCATGAACGAACCAAGTAAAATTGAAAAGCTCAAGGATATCAGGAAGAAGGCAGATGTCGTGATAGCTTTTGGTTCCTGTGCGGCCTTCGGTGGAATCTTACGCTTCTGCCGTGGTGGGCAAGAGCCGAGGCCGGATCATAGGAACTTTCAGCCCATAAATGCAGTGATAAACGTAGATTATTCCATTCCTGGCTGCCCACCTACACCTCAGATGCTTCAGTCCTTCTTTAAGTTCTTTATGAGTGGCAATGAAGCAAGATTGAGACTCTTCAAAGTCAGCGCAAATATAAAGAAGTTGAGTGGCTTTGACTTGCTCGATGACATCGTTCTCACGGGCCTTTGCATCGGATGTGGCGCATGTGAACTCTCTTGCCCGACAGGAGCTATAAAACTCATCGACAGGAGACCTACATTGGCTCAAGAAAGATGTATTCGATGCGGAACGTGTTATATAAGATGCCCGCGCGCTTCTCAGCTTCTCTCTATGGGGGGTGAGAAAAGATGA
- a CDS encoding Coenzyme F420 hydrogenase/dehydrogenase, beta subunit C-terminal domain: protein MIGITDNLLGSVVGVYLARAKDEEILKRKVASGGAVTAMLIYALEKGLIDGVVTAKRVRGFEGQAIVARTREEILEAAGNKWSIVPFAARVRAKIEEEDLKKVAVVCLPCQAQFFGQMREFPILETDFGERIRYIIGLFCTGTFAFEALLNYLRIKYNIKAEDIKNITLKEGFLEIQHDDSLLQLPLKEVYSYLQTGCLVCTDYTGMWSDISAGFIEKEKGWTVLITRNIRGEELVKGAEREGYLEVRDGSHVMGDILRAAREKLARAQKNMMSLL from the coding sequence ATGATAGGCATAACCGATAATTTGCTCGGTAGCGTAGTGGGCGTATACCTCGCAAGGGCAAAGGACGAAGAGATACTTAAAAGGAAGGTTGCGAGTGGTGGTGCAGTTACTGCCATGCTAATCTATGCTCTTGAAAAAGGTCTTATAGATGGTGTTGTGACGGCAAAGAGAGTTAGGGGATTTGAAGGACAGGCTATTGTTGCGAGAACTAGGGAGGAGATCCTTGAGGCTGCTGGCAACAAGTGGAGTATAGTACCCTTTGCAGCAAGAGTGAGGGCTAAGATTGAAGAAGAAGATCTCAAAAAAGTGGCAGTTGTCTGTCTGCCTTGTCAGGCTCAGTTCTTCGGTCAAATGAGAGAGTTCCCAATACTAGAAACGGACTTTGGGGAAAGGATAAGATATATAATAGGTCTATTTTGTACGGGAACCTTTGCCTTTGAAGCTCTCCTGAACTACTTAAGGATAAAATATAACATAAAGGCGGAGGATATAAAGAACATTACTCTCAAGGAAGGCTTCCTTGAGATACAACATGACGACTCTCTCCTCCAACTACCTCTCAAGGAGGTCTACTCTTATCTTCAGACTGGCTGCCTTGTATGCACCGATTATACAGGAATGTGGAGTGACATATCGGCGGGCTTTATAGAAAAGGAGAAAGGCTGGACTGTCCTCATAACGCGTAACATCCGTGGAGAGGAACTAGTTAAGGGGGCAGAGAGAGAGGGGTACCTTGAGGTGCGTGATGGTTCTCATGTGATGGGAGATATTCTCAGAGCAGCGAGGGAGAAACTTGCTAGGGCGCAAAAGAACATGATGAGCTTGCTTTGA
- the fdhF gene encoding formate dehydrogenase subunit alpha, with protein MSEKLVPVVCPYCGVGCRLYIRSVDGYPVGIEYAKDIPGIANELGKLCPKGNAVIEYLLAKDRLKKPLKAKEHGKFVEISWSEAIREVAERLKEYAKDDPNQLMFFGSARTFNEPNYLIQKLARMLGTNNVDHCARLCHSSTVTGLKAVFGAGAMTNTYKDIEEADVIFIIGHNYAETHPVGFRYVLKAKERGAKIIVADPRFTRTAWFADIFLQNYPGTDIALLNGLIHVIIKEKLYDEKFVQERCVGFEDVVAVVEKFTPEFVEEVTGVPAELIVEAARTFATAGKGVITWAMGLTQHTHGHDNVRLAATLSAICGYQGREGCGVSPMRGQNNVQGACDLGVLPNVFPGYQAVTDPEKRKFFEEFWGVELSGEVGLTVIEATHAIEKGKVKAYYVMGENPAISDANMNHVLKALEKLEFMVVQDIVPTPTMEFADIVLPAAAMLENEGSLTNTERRVQWSFQAAKPPGEARPDWWIISEIGRAIGFSGNGAKGFEYAGPEDILREINACTPQYRGITPERLKANLAGIHWPCPSEDHPGTRVLYKDRFLTPDGKAHLAAVDYRGPAEMPDEEYPFLLTTVRYVGQYHTLTMTGRSRALVKRWPEPLAEIHPEDAKKFGIKTGDWIKIETRRGVYPVRAKVTRTVKKGVIAVPWHWGANVLTNDVLDPVSKIPETKACACRIAKISEEEARELMKAVPKIIPEFEVVKG; from the coding sequence ATGAGTGAAAAACTCGTCCCTGTAGTCTGCCCCTACTGTGGTGTGGGGTGCAGACTTTACATTAGGAGTGTTGATGGGTATCCCGTGGGCATAGAATATGCCAAGGATATTCCCGGCATTGCGAACGAGCTCGGTAAGCTCTGTCCCAAGGGTAATGCCGTCATCGAATACCTCCTAGCCAAGGATAGGCTCAAAAAGCCGCTCAAAGCCAAGGAGCATGGTAAGTTCGTTGAGATCAGCTGGAGTGAGGCGATAAGGGAGGTAGCTGAGAGACTCAAGGAGTATGCCAAAGATGATCCGAATCAGCTTATGTTCTTTGGTTCTGCGAGAACTTTCAACGAGCCTAATTATCTCATTCAGAAGCTAGCTAGAATGCTCGGCACTAACAATGTGGATCACTGTGCAAGGCTCTGCCACTCATCCACTGTTACTGGCCTTAAGGCCGTTTTTGGCGCCGGTGCAATGACTAACACCTACAAGGATATCGAAGAGGCAGATGTTATCTTCATAATCGGGCACAATTATGCTGAGACTCATCCAGTTGGTTTCCGCTACGTCCTTAAGGCTAAGGAGAGGGGTGCTAAGATTATAGTTGCTGACCCGCGCTTTACAAGAACTGCCTGGTTCGCTGATATATTCCTCCAAAACTACCCTGGAACAGATATAGCTCTACTTAACGGTCTTATCCACGTCATTATTAAGGAAAAGCTCTATGATGAGAAGTTTGTCCAGGAGAGATGCGTGGGCTTTGAGGATGTTGTTGCAGTTGTCGAGAAGTTTACACCAGAGTTCGTTGAGGAAGTGACAGGTGTCCCTGCGGAACTTATAGTTGAGGCCGCGAGAACCTTCGCAACTGCAGGAAAAGGCGTTATAACATGGGCGATGGGTCTGACTCAGCACACCCACGGGCATGATAATGTCAGACTTGCTGCTACACTTTCAGCCATATGTGGTTACCAGGGAAGGGAAGGATGTGGAGTTTCACCCATGCGTGGCCAGAATAATGTTCAAGGAGCGTGCGACCTCGGAGTCCTTCCAAACGTCTTCCCGGGTTACCAGGCAGTTACCGACCCTGAGAAGAGGAAGTTCTTCGAGGAATTCTGGGGCGTTGAGCTGAGTGGTGAGGTGGGCCTAACAGTCATCGAGGCGACCCACGCTATAGAGAAGGGTAAGGTGAAGGCCTATTACGTCATGGGTGAGAACCCAGCCATAAGCGACGCCAACATGAACCATGTTCTAAAGGCCCTTGAAAAGCTTGAGTTTATGGTTGTCCAGGACATAGTTCCGACTCCAACTATGGAATTTGCCGATATAGTTCTGCCCGCAGCTGCAATGCTCGAGAATGAAGGTTCACTAACCAATACTGAGAGACGCGTACAGTGGAGCTTCCAGGCGGCAAAGCCACCTGGAGAAGCGAGGCCAGATTGGTGGATTATAAGTGAGATCGGAAGGGCCATTGGCTTCTCCGGAAATGGAGCGAAGGGATTCGAGTACGCTGGACCGGAGGATATCCTCAGGGAAATCAATGCATGCACACCCCAGTACAGGGGCATAACACCTGAGAGGCTTAAGGCCAACTTAGCGGGAATTCACTGGCCGTGCCCAAGTGAGGATCACCCTGGAACGAGGGTTCTCTACAAAGATAGGTTCCTGACTCCAGATGGGAAGGCCCACCTCGCGGCGGTTGACTACAGAGGGCCAGCCGAAATGCCAGACGAGGAGTACCCGTTCCTGCTTACCACGGTAAGGTACGTCGGTCAATACCATACGCTCACGATGACAGGAAGGAGCAGGGCTCTCGTCAAGCGCTGGCCGGAGCCTTTAGCCGAAATACACCCGGAGGATGCCAAAAAGTTCGGCATAAAGACCGGTGACTGGATAAAGATAGAGACGAGGAGGGGTGTTTACCCGGTCAGGGCCAAGGTCACAAGGACGGTTAAGAAGGGGGTAATAGCCGTTCCGTGGCACTGGGGAGCAAACGTCCTCACCAACGATGTCCTCGATCCGGTCTCAAAGATACCGGAGACCAAGGCCTGTGCCTGCAGAATAGCGAAGATAAGCGAAGAGGAAGCGAGGGAGCTGATGAAGGCAGTTCCAAAGATTATACCCGAGTTTGAGGTCGTGAAGGGGTGA
- a CDS encoding 4Fe-4S dicluster domain-containing protein, giving the protein MARKTIFIDFSKCIECRACEVACEREHNGRSFINVFEWQEMAAMALNCRHCEKAPCVEVCPTNALYRDEDGAVLLAPQKCIGCLMCGIVCPFGIPELDLINKIMMKCDLCAHRRAEGKLPACVETCPTDALLYGDFNEIMRERRKKFTEKAIRLAKTAERIKLTGV; this is encoded by the coding sequence ATGGCTAGGAAGACCATCTTTATCGACTTTTCAAAGTGCATTGAGTGCCGCGCCTGTGAGGTCGCCTGTGAAAGGGAGCATAACGGAAGGTCCTTCATCAACGTATTCGAGTGGCAGGAAATGGCTGCTATGGCGCTCAACTGCCGCCACTGTGAGAAGGCACCGTGTGTTGAGGTCTGTCCGACAAATGCGCTCTATCGCGACGAGGATGGTGCGGTTCTGCTGGCACCGCAGAAGTGTATCGGCTGTCTCATGTGTGGTATAGTCTGTCCCTTCGGAATACCGGAACTTGACCTCATTAATAAGATCATGATGAAATGTGACCTCTGTGCCCACAGAAGGGCTGAAGGGAAGTTGCCTGCCTGTGTTGAGACTTGTCCAACGGATGCCCTTCTCTACGGTGACTTCAACGAAATAATGAGAGAGAGAAGGAAGAAATTCACAGAGAAAGCCATCAGGCTAGCAAAGACTGCGGAACGCATCAAGCTGACTGGAGTGTGA
- a CDS encoding hydrogenase 4 subunit D, with the protein MEELFLFSFLISLIGGLLLFKLDGKRADYFMLITVILATILNLVGAYEFYSAGMPSIHKVFVSSASFGEVYGLLIDPMSVCVGLVVITAGLLFMLYAKDYMSPDNKEHPVYEGKGRFYAWMVLFIGATLAFIYSSSVLQLLIFFELMSLACWGVVSYYRTNKAKRAAYKALIVTNFGAMIGLYTAVGIGLTRLHDLSLFAYSGLDNHLKLIVFITVMIAAFTKSAQFPLYSWLPDAMEAPTPASAFLHGAAMVEMGVFLLARFIQFMHPIPREGFYVMAALIIATQIICILMYPLQRDAKRLLAYSTIAESGLMYVALATAVLGLQGGLQASIFQLFNHAYIKGLAFLTAGTFSYALGTLDMNKIRGLIKAPTVGYSWTFALLGLAGVPPFGVFFGKLGILSNAQAMSESALVIAMFILLLIDSAVFLMVSLKRIHGMVFSEGDVKVEITPLMKAVMIILLVLAIIAPYIAYPLVIKVRW; encoded by the coding sequence ATGGAGGAACTTTTCCTTTTTTCCTTTTTAATTTCACTGATTGGAGGTCTTTTACTGTTTAAACTCGACGGTAAGAGGGCAGACTATTTCATGCTCATTACGGTCATCTTAGCAACCATCCTGAATCTTGTGGGTGCTTATGAATTCTATTCTGCGGGAATGCCATCAATCCATAAGGTTTTTGTGAGCTCCGCGAGCTTTGGTGAGGTCTATGGCCTTTTAATAGATCCGATGAGCGTGTGCGTAGGTTTGGTCGTCATAACGGCAGGTCTGCTCTTCATGCTCTATGCTAAGGACTACATGAGCCCAGACAACAAGGAACATCCAGTTTACGAGGGTAAAGGCCGCTTTTACGCTTGGATGGTTCTCTTCATAGGTGCAACGTTGGCCTTCATTTACTCCTCTTCCGTTCTTCAGCTTCTGATATTCTTTGAGCTCATGAGTCTTGCCTGTTGGGGTGTGGTTAGCTATTACAGGACGAACAAGGCCAAGAGGGCCGCTTACAAGGCGCTGATAGTTACTAACTTTGGAGCGATGATAGGCCTATACACGGCAGTTGGAATCGGCCTGACTAGGCTTCATGACCTCAGCCTGTTCGCGTACTCGGGCCTTGACAACCACCTCAAGCTTATCGTTTTCATAACGGTGATGATAGCGGCCTTCACGAAGAGCGCTCAATTCCCACTATACTCATGGCTTCCAGATGCTATGGAAGCTCCAACACCAGCAAGCGCTTTTCTCCATGGGGCGGCGATGGTTGAGATGGGCGTCTTCCTCCTCGCGAGGTTCATCCAGTTTATGCACCCAATCCCCAGGGAGGGCTTTTACGTCATGGCTGCCCTGATAATAGCCACCCAGATAATCTGCATCCTCATGTATCCGCTCCAGAGGGATGCAAAAAGACTCCTCGCATACTCGACCATAGCCGAGTCGGGCCTAATGTATGTAGCCCTCGCGACAGCTGTCCTCGGATTACAAGGCGGACTGCAGGCCTCCATCTTCCAGCTATTCAACCACGCCTACATCAAAGGCCTGGCATTTCTAACGGCCGGAACCTTCAGCTACGCCCTCGGAACGCTCGATATGAACAAAATAAGAGGCCTAATCAAAGCTCCGACAGTCGGCTACAGCTGGACCTTCGCGCTACTCGGCTTGGCAGGAGTCCCACCCTTTGGTGTCTTCTTCGGTAAGCTTGGCATACTCAGCAATGCTCAAGCGATGAGTGAGAGTGCCCTCGTTATTGCCATGTTTATCCTGCTACTCATAGACTCAGCCGTATTCCTCATGGTGTCCCTGAAGAGGATACACGGCATGGTTTTCAGCGAAGGTGATGTGAAGGTCGAGATAACGCCTCTGATGAAGGCGGTGATGATTATCTTACTCGTACTCGCGATAATAGCTCCATACATAGCCTATCCACTCGTCATCAAGGTGAGGTGGTGA